The stretch of DNA ATATTTCTACTGTTAAGCATAAGCACAAATTGAAGCGTTGTAAGACAAAAACCTATAAAAGCTATGATGATTTCAGGCTTTTTTATTATTTCTTTTGCTTTCATAGCTGATAGAGTATAGATAATTTAGTCACAGAAGTCAATTTCCCGAGCCGTTAAATTTAGAAAAAGTTGAGGTTTGATTATACATAAGTTTTTAGGTATATTGATTTTTTCAAATTAAAACACTCTTGATAAATTTAACGGCTCGGGGGGGCTTGAATTAAAAAGTTATTCATAGTATAAAATAAACCATGACAAAGAAAGACAGCTTTGAGAGTGATAATATTGAAACCACAAAAAAAATAGCTTATAAATTTGCAGATAGGTTTTTAAAAGGCAAAGATAGGGTTGTGGTTTTTTTAAAAGGCGATCTTGGAAGTGGCAAGACAACTTTTGTAAGATTTATTCTTGAAAGTTTTGGTATAGGAGAAAGTGAGTTTGACGGTAGCCCATCTTTCACAATTATTAATAGTTATGGCAATATTCACCATATAGACTTATACAGGATTGATGAGGATTTTGTGTATGAAACAGGTATTTTTGAAATGATTGAAAGTGGTGGTATTTTTTTGATAGAATGGCCCAAAGGTGGCATCGAAGCAGATATAATTGTTGAGTTTACTCAGATAGATGAAAACCGCAGGAGGATAGATGTATATTACAGCTAATACTGATATATTCTGTATATTTGGTAATCCTGTAAAACATAGCTTATCACCAATTTTGCATAATTTTATGTTTGAGTATTACGGTATTGATGCAGTTTATGTGGCTTTTGAGGTTGAAGATATTAAAAAAGCCCTTGAAAGCGTTAAAGCACTTTCAATTAAAGGATGCAACATTACATTGCCTTTTAAAGAGGATGCCTTCAGGTATGTAGATGAAATAGGCGATGATGATACGGCTTTTTTAGAAAGCGTTAATACAGTTAAAAATGAAAACGGCAGGCTTATTGGCTATAACACCGATTATCTTGGTTTTATCGATCTATTTGATGAGTATGCAAAGTTTTGCTCTGATAGTGATACAGTTGTGGTGCTTGGTGCTGGCGGAACAGCTGTAAGTGTGTTATATGGCCTGTATAAACTTGGCATAGAAAACATCTTTTTACTCAACAGAACACTTCAAAAAGCAGAAAGACTAAAAGAGAAGTTTGCAGGAAAACTTAACATTAAAGTAGGTTTACTGGATGATGCAATTATAAAAGAAGCCGATGTTTTGATTAATACCACAAGCGTTGGTATTGATAAAGAATCTTTACCGATTAAACCTGCAATACTTAAAAAAGACGCAATTGTTGTTGATGTAATATACTTTGATACACCGCTTGTAAAAGAAGCATCAAAGCTTGGGCTTGCCGCTATAAACGGCATGGGAATGTTTGTGTCACAGGCTTTTTATGCATTCAAAATATGGCATGGTGTTGAGTTTGATAAAATAGCAGCAGAAAACTTGCTAAAGGATATTGAGTTATGACAACGCTACTTGGTCAGCTTCTTTTATGGAATAATATTATTACCCAGCAACAGCTTGATGAGGCGCTTGAGGAGCAAAAGAAATCAAAAAAGAAATTAGGCACAATCTTAGTAGAAAAGGGTTTTGTTTCAGAAAAAACATTAAACGAATTTTTAAGCAAACAGTACGGTGTTGAGCCAATAGATTTATCAGATATTGAAATTCCAAATGAAGTAATAAAAAAGGTTCCCGCACAGATTGCCAAAAAATACACCTTAATCCCCGTAGCCATAGAGAAAAATAAGCTTAAGGTTGCTGTTTCAGATCCTACAAATATTCTGGCTTTAGATGAGGTTAGATTTGTTACAGGCATGAATGTTGTCCCGCTTTTTTCAAACGAAAGGGCAATTATCAGAGCAATTGATAAATATTACGGCACCTCAAAAGAGCTTGAAGAGATAGCCGATGAGTTGACCGAGTATTCCTCCGAAATAGATGTTTTAAAGGACGAGGAGGAGTTAAATGTAGAGGATTTAGAAAAATCCGCAGAAGATGAGCCTATTATTAAACTTGCCAATACTGTTTTATCAAGGGCTGTTTCAAGCGGTGCAAGTGATATCCATATAGAGCCTTACGAAAATGAGTTAAGGATTAGATACAGAATAGATGGCAAACTCAAAACCGTTATGACATTTGCAAGAAGTATGGCTCCAAAGCTTGTCTCCCGTTTTAAGATTATGTCTAAACTCAATATAGCAGAAAAAAGGCTGCCGCAGGATGGAAGGATTAGAATTAAGTCAGCAGGTAAGGATATCGATTTGAGGGTTTCTACGCTACCTACCGTATTTGGCGAAAAAGTTGTTATGAGAATATTGGATCGAAGCTCAGTCAGAGTTGAGCTTGAGCAACTGGGTTTTGAAAGAAACGATTTGAAACGGTATATGGATGCCATACATAAACCATACGGTATGATTTTAGTTACAGGCCCAACAGGTTCAGGTAAAACAACGACACTGTATGCATCATTGAATAAAATAAACAGAGAAGATGTAAATATAATGACAGCTGAAGATCCAGTTGAGTATAACATCGAGGGTATCAATCAGGTGCATGTTAGAGAGGATATAGGCTTAACATTTGCATCGGCTTTAAGATCATTTTTGCGTCAGGATCCTGATGTAATAATGGTTGGAGAAATCAGGGATAGCGAAACAGCAGAAATAGCCATAAGGGCAGCTTTAACAGGCCATCTTGTATTTTCAACACTCCATACAAACGATGCACCCTCAACAGTGATGAGGCTTGCGGATATGGGAGTTGAACGCTATTTAATTGCCTCAAGCCTTATATTGGTGCTTGCTCAAAGGCTTGTAAGAAAGATATGCCCCTACTGTAAAACGCAGTTAGATATTCCGCCTGCAGCATTGGAGGAGATAGGGTTTTCTAAAGAAGAGGCAAAAACAGTTAAAGTGTTTAAAGGTAAAGGGTGTGATAACTGCAACGACACGGGTTATAAAGGCAGAATTGCTTTGTATGAGGTAATGCCTGTTTCAGATACAATCAGGAGGATGATACTTGAGGGAGCAAGTGTTGAGGAGTTGAGAAATCAGGCAATTAAGGAAGGTATGTCAACTTTGAGAACAAGTGGTCTTAAGAAAATCAAAGAGGGTGTTACAACAATAGAAGAAGTTATGAATGTTACATTTAAATAAATAGCATAAGGAGTTTTATATGGGAAAGATTCCAAATGACCTTGTAGAGCTACTTGAAAAGTTGATTTCTGAAGGTGGTTCGGATTTGCATATAACGGCAGGGGCAAAGCCAAAAATAAGATTACACGGTGATTTAGTAGACCTTGATGAATACGATCCATTAACACCTGCTGAGGCTCAAAACCTCTGCTACAGCGTTATGACTGAGCTTCAGAAAAAAAAGCTTGAGGAACAGTTTGATGTTGATTTTTCCTTTGGAATACAAAGACTCTCCCGTTTTAGAGCTAATGTGTATATCCAGCGTGGCTCTGTTGCAGGAGCGTTCAGGATGATTCCCTACGAGATACCGCCGTTTGAGCAGTTGGGCATTCCTCCTGTTGTGCAAAAATTTGCAAGTTTGAAAAAAGGCCTTGTGCTTGTGACAGGCCCCACAGGCAGTGGAAAGTCAACCACACTTGCCGCTTTAATTGATAAGATTAACAAAGAGCGGAAGGTGCATATAATAACGATAGAGGACCCAATTGAGTTTACATACTCCCACAAAATGGCTTTAATCGATCAAAGAGAGGTTGGCAGTGATGTATTGAGTTTTGCTTCGGCTCTAAAGCATATTCTAAGGCAGGATCCGGATGTTATTTTGGTTGGTGAGATGAGGGATTTAGAAACCATTCAGGCAGCATTAACCGTTGCAGAGACAGGCCATCTTGTTTTTGCAACACTGCATACAAACTCAGCACCAGAAACAATCAACAGAATTGTTGATGTATTCCCTCCTAATCAACAGGAACAGGTTAGAACCCAATTGTCTGTCTCACTTCAGGGTGTTGTCTCACAAACTTTAATTAAGAGGAAGGATGGCAAGGGCAGGGTGCTTGCGATGGAGATTATGATACCAACCCCCGCAATCAGAAACCTAATCAGAGAGAATAAAATCCCACAGATCTATTCAACCATGCAGATGGGGCAGGCTGAGACAGGCATGATGACTATGAATCAATCGATTGTTGGATTGTATAAAAAGGGCTTGATCAGTTATGAGTCTGCTTTGGATGCCTCAAACGATAAAAAAGCACTGCAGCGTGAGCTTGACAAGATAAAATACGCAAAGGGGTAGTTTATGCCGTATTTTCGCTGGAAAGGTAGAGATCAAAAGGGCAGAACAAGAAAAGGTGAGATTATAGCGGCAAACAGGAATGAGGCGCTTGCTAAACTCAAAAGCAAAAGAATATCTGTTATTAAGCTTAAACCTGCACCAAAAGATATAGAGCTGCCATTTTTGAAACCGAAGATTAAAGAGAAAGAGCTGATGGTTGTTACAAAGCAGCTTGCAAGTATGTTATCAAGCGGTTTGCCGCTGGATGAGTCGCTTAATATTATGGCTGAGCAGGCAGAGTCAAAAAAGATGGGTGAAATTTTATACGACATCAAGTTACGTGTTGAGGGTGGCGCAAGCCTTTCCCAGGCTTTAAATCATCATAAAACTGTATTTTCTCCCATGTATATCCATATGGTTAATGCAGGCGAGCAAACAGGTAACTTAGATGGCGTTTTGCAAAGGCTTGCCGATATGATGGAAAAGCATATAGCTTTGAAAAGAAAAGTCAAAGGTGCATTGATTTATCCCACGATTGTTACGATTGTTGCTGTTGGCGTTATTGCCCTTATTATGACCTTTGTTATTCCTACATTTGCAAATCTATATACCTCAAGCGGTATGGAATTACCTCTCCCAACCCAGATTGTCATAAACATCAGTATGTTTATGAAACACAATTTTTTATATATGCTGGCAGGTATTATAGCCTTTGTTATTGGTGTGCGATTCTCTTATAAGCGGTTTATTGGTTTTAGGCGATTTATGGACAAACTCCTTCTACATCTGCCTGTTTTTGGCATACTGGCAAAAAAAGGCTCAATAGCAAACTTTACAACGATTCTTGCCTCTTTGAGTGCAAGCGGTATAGATATTCTTGATGCTTTGGATATATCGGCAAAAACGGCTGGCAATTTAGTGATTGAGGAGACGCTGCTTGAAGTTAAGGATATGGTCAAAAAGGGTGAAAATTTATCGTATGCCATGTCTTATTCTGGTGAGTTTCCCGATATGGTCATTCAGATGGTTGCTGTGGGTGAGGAGACAGGAACACTGGATGAGATGATGCAAAAGATTTCTCATTATTATGAGGCTGAAGTGGATGATGCTGTCAAAAATTTAACCTCAATGATAGAGCCTATCATTATTATTGTGCTTGGTGGTGCGATTGGATTTTTAGTTATTTCTATGTATCTGCCGATCTTTAAGATGGGTGAGACGATTAAATAAGGTATTATTTTTGCTAACTTTAAGTGATGTATAGAATTGGTGGCTTTAAAAACGGTGTCGTTATAATTCTAACATCCTCAGACGATGTTCGTTATGCTGTTATTAAAAAAGGAAGAGTAAAGAAAACAGATGTCTGTCCATTTGATAAATTAAGCCAGCTAAAAAGCAAGTATAAGCTAAACAGGGCTGTTGTTGGCTTTTTGAGTGAGCTAACCTATTTTGACAGAACAACATTCAGAATTAAAAATAAAAAGTTTTTGAAGTTAGCTATAAGAAGATACCTGAACGAGCAGGCAGTATTTGCCGAGGATTTTGATTTTAGATTTAGTATAGTCAATATGAGGGATGTTGCAGATGTGTTTATCTGCGGTGTGCCAAAGTCTGATTTGCACAGGATTGAGGCTATAAAGAGGTTTTTTGTAGTAGAAGCTGTGATGCCTGTTGAAATAGCTGTCTTAAATTACTGCAAAAAAGCAACAAACGCAGAAGAGGCCGTTTTTGTTTATGATAATCTCAGGGTCGATCTTGCTACAGAAGACGGCGTTATCTCCTCTCGAAGATTATCGCCCTATGAGGAAGAGGAGCTTGGAGGCGAAAATAGATGTATCTTAAAGGATAATGAGATATTTGTCGCTCTTTGCAATATCGACAAAAATTTTGATTTTTTAGATGCTGATTATATTAACAAAAACCTCTCTTATGAATTATCTAAGGTAGCTTTGTTTGTCAGTGTATTTTTTGCTGTAGTGGTTTTGTTGTTTGCCTATCAAAAATACAGCAGCTATAAAAATTTAAAATCGCAATTTGACCAAAAAATGGCTTTTTATAAAAGCTTGAACAGTTATGTAAATTCTTCAATTCCATCTGAAGAGGAAAAAGAAAACCTTAAAAAAATAGACCAGCTGATAAAACTTGAAAACAAACAGCTTGATCTACCTAAATTGTTGAATTTTATAACAGCCATTATACCACAGCCCTTTAAGCTTGAAGAGCTTGGTGTTTCAAAAAATGCTCAAAAAAGCTCTAATAGCAATCCATATTCTCAGGCTAACAATAATGCATTACAAAGCAGCGACCAATACAGCATTAAGCTTTTACTTACCTGCAACTGCAGTTATAAAAAATCAAAGGAGCTGGTGAAGGAATTTATGGGTGAGCTAACAAAAAAGGTTAAACAGCCTAAAGCAGATCTGAACTACACAGATGAAGAAAATATGGCTATTCTAAAGGCAAGCTTTAAGGTAGAAGGAGAGAAATTTTAATGGCAAAGCCGATAGGTCAGTTGTTAAAAGAGCATGGGTTTATAACAGAGGAGCACATAAATTACGCCATAAAGGTTCAGCAATCCCTTAAAAAACGACTGGGCGATGTTTTGCTCGATCTGGGTTTTGTAACAGATAAAGAGGTTGCTGAGGTTTTAGCAAAGCAGTCGGGTGTTGAATTTATAGATATAGATAACATTACGCCTGCCGTTGAAGCGCTTAATGCAATACCCAAGGCCTTTGCCA from Hippea jasoniae encodes:
- the tsaE gene encoding tRNA (adenosine(37)-N6)-threonylcarbamoyltransferase complex ATPase subunit type 1 TsaE, which translates into the protein MTKKDSFESDNIETTKKIAYKFADRFLKGKDRVVVFLKGDLGSGKTTFVRFILESFGIGESEFDGSPSFTIINSYGNIHHIDLYRIDEDFVYETGIFEMIESGGIFLIEWPKGGIEADIIVEFTQIDENRRRIDVYYS
- a CDS encoding type II secretion system F family protein codes for the protein MPYFRWKGRDQKGRTRKGEIIAANRNEALAKLKSKRISVIKLKPAPKDIELPFLKPKIKEKELMVVTKQLASMLSSGLPLDESLNIMAEQAESKKMGEILYDIKLRVEGGASLSQALNHHKTVFSPMYIHMVNAGEQTGNLDGVLQRLADMMEKHIALKRKVKGALIYPTIVTIVAVGVIALIMTFVIPTFANLYTSSGMELPLPTQIVINISMFMKHNFLYMLAGIIAFVIGVRFSYKRFIGFRRFMDKLLLHLPVFGILAKKGSIANFTTILASLSASGIDILDALDISAKTAGNLVIEETLLEVKDMVKKGENLSYAMSYSGEFPDMVIQMVAVGEETGTLDEMMQKISHYYEAEVDDAVKNLTSMIEPIIIIVLGGAIGFLVISMYLPIFKMGETIK
- the aroE gene encoding shikimate dehydrogenase, with the translated sequence MYITANTDIFCIFGNPVKHSLSPILHNFMFEYYGIDAVYVAFEVEDIKKALESVKALSIKGCNITLPFKEDAFRYVDEIGDDDTAFLESVNTVKNENGRLIGYNTDYLGFIDLFDEYAKFCSDSDTVVVLGAGGTAVSVLYGLYKLGIENIFLLNRTLQKAERLKEKFAGKLNIKVGLLDDAIIKEADVLINTTSVGIDKESLPIKPAILKKDAIVVDVIYFDTPLVKEASKLGLAAINGMGMFVSQAFYAFKIWHGVEFDKIAAENLLKDIEL
- a CDS encoding type IV pilus twitching motility protein PilT, producing the protein MGKIPNDLVELLEKLISEGGSDLHITAGAKPKIRLHGDLVDLDEYDPLTPAEAQNLCYSVMTELQKKKLEEQFDVDFSFGIQRLSRFRANVYIQRGSVAGAFRMIPYEIPPFEQLGIPPVVQKFASLKKGLVLVTGPTGSGKSTTLAALIDKINKERKVHIITIEDPIEFTYSHKMALIDQREVGSDVLSFASALKHILRQDPDVILVGEMRDLETIQAALTVAETGHLVFATLHTNSAPETINRIVDVFPPNQQEQVRTQLSVSLQGVVSQTLIKRKDGKGRVLAMEIMIPTPAIRNLIRENKIPQIYSTMQMGQAETGMMTMNQSIVGLYKKGLISYESALDASNDKKALQRELDKIKYAKG
- the pilB gene encoding type IV-A pilus assembly ATPase PilB is translated as MTTLLGQLLLWNNIITQQQLDEALEEQKKSKKKLGTILVEKGFVSEKTLNEFLSKQYGVEPIDLSDIEIPNEVIKKVPAQIAKKYTLIPVAIEKNKLKVAVSDPTNILALDEVRFVTGMNVVPLFSNERAIIRAIDKYYGTSKELEEIADELTEYSSEIDVLKDEEELNVEDLEKSAEDEPIIKLANTVLSRAVSSGASDIHIEPYENELRIRYRIDGKLKTVMTFARSMAPKLVSRFKIMSKLNIAEKRLPQDGRIRIKSAGKDIDLRVSTLPTVFGEKVVMRILDRSSVRVELEQLGFERNDLKRYMDAIHKPYGMILVTGPTGSGKTTTLYASLNKINREDVNIMTAEDPVEYNIEGINQVHVREDIGLTFASALRSFLRQDPDVIMVGEIRDSETAEIAIRAALTGHLVFSTLHTNDAPSTVMRLADMGVERYLIASSLILVLAQRLVRKICPYCKTQLDIPPAALEEIGFSKEEAKTVKVFKGKGCDNCNDTGYKGRIALYEVMPVSDTIRRMILEGASVEELRNQAIKEGMSTLRTSGLKKIKEGVTTIEEVMNVTFK